One genomic window of Saccopteryx bilineata isolate mSacBil1 chromosome 4, mSacBil1_pri_phased_curated, whole genome shotgun sequence includes the following:
- the PSMB5 gene encoding proteasome subunit beta type-5: MALASLLQSSLPVNQSGFFGLGGRAELLDLGPGSPNDGLSLAAPSWGVPEEPKIEILHGTTTLAFKFQHGVIVAADSRATAGAYIASQTVKKVIEINPYLLGTMAGGAADCSFWERLLARQCRIYELRNKERISVAAASKLLANMVYQYKGMGLSMGTMICGWDKRGPGLYYVDSEGNRISGSIFSVGSGSVYAYGVMDRGYSYDLKVEEAYDLARRAIYQATYRDAYSGGAVNLYHVCEDGWIRVSSDNVADLHEKYSESTP; this comes from the exons ATGGCGCTGGCCAGTTTATTGCAGAGTTCGCTGCCGGTGAACCAGTCCGGATTTTTTGGGCTCGGCGGTCGTGCGGAACTGTTGGACCTGGGTCCAGGTAGTCCCAATGATGGGCTGAGCCTGGCTGCGCCCAGCTGGGGTGTCCCAGAGGAGCCGAAAATCGAAATACTTCATGGAACCACTACCCTGGCCTTCAAG TTTCAACATGGAGTCATCGTTGCGGCAGACTCCCGGGCTACAGCAGGTGCCTACATTGCGTCCCAGACAGTGAAGAAGGTGATAGAGATCAACCCCTACCTGCTGGGCACCATGGCCGGGGGCGCAGCGGATTGCAGCTTCTGGGAGCGGCTGTTGGCTCGGCAGTGTCGAATCTATGAGCTTCGAAACAAGGAACGCATCTCAGTAGCAGCTGCCTCCAAGCTGCTTGCCAACATGGTGTATCAGTATAAAGGCATGGGGCTGTCCATGGGCACCATGATCTGTGGCTGGGATAAGAGAGGCCCTG GCCTCTACTATGTGGACAGTGAAGGAAACCGGATCTCAGGGTCCATCTTCTCTGTAGGTTCTGGCTCCGTGTATGCATATGGGGTCATGGATCGGGGTTACTCCTATGACCTAAAGGTGGAAGAGGCCTATGATCTGGCCCGTCGAGCCATCTACCAAGCTACCTATAGAGATGCCTACTCGGGAGGTGCAGTCAACCTCTACCATGTCTGTGAGGATGGCTGGATCCGAGTCTCCAGTGATAATGTAGCTGATCTACATGAGAAGTACAGTGAATCTACCCCTTGA
- the PSMB11 gene encoding proteasome subunit beta type-11 — MALQDVCKWQAPDTQGLSLHLSQAGGWAVPRGCDPQTFLQTHGPSLAHGTTTLAFRFRHGVIAAADTRSSCSNYVACPASRKVIPVHQHLLGTTSGTSADCVTWYRVLQRELRLRALREGQLPSVASAAKLLSAMMSRYRGLDLCVATALCGWDRSGPALFYVYSDGTRLQGDIFSVGSGSPYAYGVLDRGYRYDMTTQEAYALARCAVAHATHRDAYSGGSVDLFHVRESGWEYVSRNDAWVLYTEMQKFPELEKQEEKEVNQAHPEAATTTSPKAGESGELCALVPGDFGLPTETETL, encoded by the coding sequence ATGGCTCTGCAGGATGTATGCAAGTGGCAGGCCCCTGACACCCAGGGACTATCACTTCACCTGTCTCAGGCTGGTGGCTGGGCTGTGCCCCGGGGCTGTGACCCTCAAACCTTCTTGCAGACCCATGGCCCCAGCCTGGCTCATGGCACCACCACCCTGGCCTTCCGCTTTCGTCATGGAGTCATCGCTGCGGCTGACACCCGTTCCTCCTGCAGCAACTACGTGGCGTGTCCAGCCTCACGCAAGGTCATCCCTGTTCATCAGCACCTCCTGGGCACCACCTCTGGCACCTCTGCCGACTGTGTCACATGGTACCGGGTGCTACAGCGGGAGCTGCGGCTGCGAGCCCTGAGGGAGGGTCAGCTGCCCAGTGTGGCCAGCGCCGCCAAACTCCTGTCAGCTATGATGTCTCGCTACCGGGGGCTGGATCTGTGTGTGGCCACTGCCCTGTGTGGCTGGGACCGCTCCGGTCCTGCTCTCTTCTATGTCTATAGCGATGGCACCCGCCTGCAGGGGGACATCTTCTCAGTGGGCTCTGGGTCTCCCTATGCCTATGGCGTGCTAGACCGTGGGTACCGCTACGACATGACCACTCAAGAAGCCTATGCCCTGGCTCGCTGCGCCGTGGCCCATGCCACCCATCGTGATGCCTACTCCGGGGGTTCTGTAGATCTTTTTCATGTGCGAGAGAGCGGGTGGGAGTACGTGTCACGCAACGATGCCTGGGTGCTGTACACAGAGATGCAGAAGTTCCCGGAGCTggagaagcaagaggagaaggaggtcAACCAGGCTCATCCTGAAGCTGCCACCACAACCTCCCCCAAAGCTGGTGAAAGCGGAGAACTCTGTGCACTAGTACCAGGAGACTTTGGGCTTCCCACAGAGACTGAGACTCTGTAA